A region from the Aquimarina sp. ERC-38 genome encodes:
- a CDS encoding FeoA family protein: protein MKTTIASLKKGQKAIIQEITTDRIPLKLLEMGCLPGNQVELLLTAPFQCPMYLTINDSHLAIRKEVAEQIEVRIL, encoded by the coding sequence TTGAAGACAACTATCGCTAGTTTAAAGAAAGGGCAAAAGGCAATTATTCAAGAAATAACTACGGATAGAATTCCTTTAAAGCTTCTGGAAATGGGTTGTCTACCGGGCAACCAGGTAGAATTACTACTTACCGCCCCCTTTCAATGTCCTATGTACCTTACTATTAATGATAGTCATTTAGCCATTCGGAAAGAAGTCGCTGAACAGATCGAGGTTCGGATTTTATAA
- a CDS encoding bactofilin family protein, whose amino-acid sequence MFSDNKKSKEQPTTDFSKNQNRISEGTKIVGDIVSKGGFRIEGIIEGTFKTTGKVVVGKSGYIQGTLECSDADFEGKFSGNLLISGTLSLKPTAHIEGEVSVGKLAVEPGAVFNASCTMKGDNVKSLTNKANGSKQGQQGQSA is encoded by the coding sequence ATGTTTTCAGACAATAAAAAAAGTAAAGAACAACCCACTACCGATTTTTCAAAAAATCAAAACCGAATCTCAGAAGGTACCAAGATTGTCGGGGATATCGTATCTAAAGGTGGTTTTAGGATTGAAGGAATTATTGAAGGAACATTTAAAACAACCGGTAAAGTAGTAGTAGGTAAATCCGGTTATATTCAAGGTACTTTAGAATGTTCTGATGCAGATTTTGAAGGTAAGTTCTCAGGCAACCTATTGATTTCAGGTACGCTTTCCTTAAAACCAACCGCACATATTGAAGGAGAAGTAAGCGTAGGCAAATTAGCCGTAGAACCTGGTGCAGTCTTTAATGCTTCCTGTACAATGAAAGGGGATAATGTAAAATCCCTAACTAATAAGGCAAATGGATCCAAACAAGGACAACAAGGGCAATCCGCTTAG
- the rseP gene encoding RIP metalloprotease RseP, producing MSPFFIKAIQLLLSLSLLIVLHELGHFIPAKLFKTRVEKFYLFFDVKFSLFKKKIGETVYGIGWLPLGGYVKIAGMIDESMDKEQMAGPPQPWEFRSKPAWQRLIIMLGGVTVNFILAILIYAGLAYAYGDEYIKADSLKDGFAVTNTEIGNKLGIQTGDKIMAIDGEPIQRFSAIPLEIINGNRMSIERDGRRIEQDIPVDFIAKLLEMEEQSSFISPRFPFIIEEVATNSHNKGIDLRKGDEVVGVNGQFVQYMDEISPVLEANKNKTVSLTVKSTDGTTRTVEGIKVNEEGFIGVVRSNPIEEFEKRGLLKLEKVKYSFVESIPAGINKGVDILSGYIKQMKKIFNPDTGAYKGVGGFGAIGGLFPESWNWERFWGTTAFISIILAFMNILPIPALDGGHVMFLLYEIISGRKPGDKFMEYAQLAGFLILITLLVLANGNDVYKALFGG from the coding sequence ATGAGTCCATTTTTTATAAAGGCTATACAATTACTATTAAGCTTATCCCTACTGATCGTGTTGCATGAGTTAGGACACTTTATACCGGCAAAATTATTTAAAACCCGGGTGGAAAAATTTTACTTGTTTTTTGATGTAAAGTTTTCCTTATTTAAAAAGAAAATCGGAGAGACGGTTTATGGAATTGGTTGGTTACCGCTGGGTGGTTATGTAAAGATTGCCGGAATGATTGATGAAAGTATGGATAAGGAACAGATGGCCGGCCCCCCGCAACCCTGGGAATTCAGATCTAAACCTGCCTGGCAACGTTTGATCATTATGTTAGGAGGTGTAACCGTTAATTTTATTTTAGCCATTCTTATTTACGCTGGATTGGCCTACGCTTACGGAGATGAATATATTAAAGCGGATAGTTTAAAGGATGGTTTTGCAGTCACTAATACTGAAATTGGTAATAAATTAGGTATTCAAACCGGGGATAAGATTATGGCTATTGACGGTGAGCCGATTCAACGTTTTAGTGCGATTCCGCTTGAGATTATCAATGGTAACAGAATGAGTATAGAGCGTGACGGTAGGAGGATTGAACAAGATATACCGGTCGACTTTATTGCAAAGTTATTAGAAATGGAAGAGCAATCTTCTTTTATAAGTCCCAGGTTTCCTTTTATCATTGAAGAAGTTGCGACAAATTCACATAATAAGGGAATTGATTTACGAAAAGGAGATGAAGTTGTAGGAGTGAATGGACAATTCGTACAATATATGGATGAGATTTCTCCTGTTCTGGAAGCTAATAAAAATAAAACGGTTAGTCTTACCGTAAAATCTACTGATGGTACTACCAGAACTGTAGAGGGAATAAAGGTAAATGAAGAAGGGTTTATCGGAGTGGTTCGTTCGAATCCGATTGAAGAATTCGAAAAAAGAGGTTTGCTCAAACTAGAAAAAGTAAAGTATTCCTTTGTAGAATCTATTCCCGCTGGAATTAATAAGGGAGTAGATATCTTAAGTGGCTATATAAAACAAATGAAAAAAATATTTAATCCGGATACTGGTGCTTACAAAGGAGTAGGTGGATTCGGAGCTATCGGCGGGTTATTTCCGGAAAGTTGGAACTGGGAGCGTTTCTGGGGCACTACTGCTTTTATTTCTATCATTTTGGCTTTTATGAATATCCTGCCCATACCTGCCCTGGACGGGGGGCACGTGATGTTTTTATTATATGAAATTATATCCGGAAGGAAGCCGGGAGATAAATTTATGGAATATGCACAATTAGCCGGTTTTCTTATTTTAATTACCCTATTAGTGCTAGCTAATGGAAATGATGTGTACAAGGCTTTATTCGGAGGATAA
- the crtD gene encoding 1-hydroxycarotenoid 3,4-desaturase CrtD, protein MESKKAIIIGAGIAGIATAIRLQKQGFEVTVFEANTYPGGKLSQMNREGYRFDCGPSLFTMPQFVEELFTLVGRDIKKYFEYEKKEVVCNYFFEDQTRFTAYADKEAYATEAAKVFNIDKKDLLAYFKKSKQKYDLTSSLFLEKSLHKLQTYLSKDTIKAITRLNSLDIDKNLNEVNEGAFKDPKLVQLFNRYATYNGSSPYQTPGIMSMIPHLEQHFGTFFPKGGMYSITQSLFQLAKDIGINFQFSTLVSDILVSNHKAVGVKIENTVYHADLVVSNMDIVPTYKKLLADQPAPEKTLAQPRSSSALIFYWGIRKEFKELDLHNIFFSKYYKEEFDAIFNQKTISNDPTVYINITSKNEIEDAPTGCENWFVMINVPGNTGQNWDELINTTRKNCLRKINRMLQTDIEPLIATEEILDPRSIESKTQSYQGSLYGSSSNNKFAAFLRHPNFSQKIKNLFFCGGSVHPGGGIPLCLLSGKIVSDLVNR, encoded by the coding sequence ATGGAATCAAAAAAAGCCATAATTATTGGTGCTGGAATTGCCGGAATTGCCACTGCAATCCGTTTACAAAAACAAGGATTCGAAGTAACAGTCTTTGAAGCAAACACCTATCCCGGAGGTAAATTATCTCAAATGAATCGAGAAGGTTACCGTTTTGATTGCGGACCTTCCTTGTTTACCATGCCACAATTTGTAGAAGAACTTTTTACACTGGTAGGACGGGATATAAAAAAGTATTTTGAATACGAAAAGAAAGAAGTAGTCTGTAATTATTTTTTTGAAGATCAAACCCGATTTACCGCCTATGCTGATAAAGAAGCTTACGCAACAGAAGCTGCCAAGGTTTTTAATATAGATAAAAAGGATCTATTAGCTTATTTTAAAAAAAGTAAGCAAAAGTATGATCTTACCTCAAGTTTATTTTTAGAAAAGTCACTACATAAACTACAAACCTATCTTTCAAAGGATACAATCAAAGCAATTACCCGCTTAAATTCTTTAGATATTGATAAAAACTTAAATGAGGTTAATGAAGGGGCGTTTAAAGATCCCAAATTGGTACAATTATTTAATCGATATGCGACTTATAATGGTTCTTCTCCATATCAAACTCCGGGAATTATGTCTATGATCCCGCATTTGGAACAACATTTCGGGACTTTTTTTCCGAAAGGGGGGATGTATAGTATTACACAAAGTCTGTTTCAGTTAGCTAAAGATATCGGAATTAATTTTCAATTTTCCACATTAGTTTCTGATATTTTGGTCTCGAATCATAAAGCAGTAGGGGTAAAGATAGAAAACACCGTGTATCACGCAGACCTGGTGGTATCAAATATGGATATTGTACCTACCTATAAAAAACTGTTGGCAGATCAACCTGCACCTGAAAAAACCTTAGCACAGCCACGATCCAGTTCAGCGTTAATTTTTTATTGGGGAATCCGAAAAGAGTTTAAAGAACTGGATTTACATAACATCTTCTTTTCTAAATACTATAAAGAAGAATTTGATGCGATATTTAACCAAAAAACAATAAGTAACGACCCTACCGTATATATTAATATTACCTCCAAAAACGAAATAGAGGATGCTCCTACAGGTTGTGAAAATTGGTTTGTAATGATTAATGTTCCAGGCAATACCGGGCAGAACTGGGATGAGTTAATTAATACAACCAGAAAGAATTGCCTCCGGAAAATAAATAGGATGTTGCAAACAGATATCGAACCGCTGATTGCAACCGAAGAAATATTGGATCCTCGAAGTATTGAAAGTAAAACCCAGTCTTATCAAGGTTCCTTATACGGATCTTCAAGTAATAATAAATTTGCTGCTTTTTTACGTCATCCTAATTTCTCTCAAAAAATTAAGAATTTATTTTTTTGTGGCGGTAGCGTTCATCCCGGAGGAGGGATCCCATTATGCCTATTGTCCGGTAAGATTGTAAGTGATTTAGTTAACAGATAG
- a CDS encoding carotenoid biosynthesis protein gives MIALTSKENISIFIIWLFIACAVIGIQMGYEDWFLSLSPLNLILFLGLIIWNTPYPMNLVIVMFIPFIIGILVEYLGVNFGLIFGEYEYGENLGFKIAGVPLMIGVNWVILTYCSASIARRVTSRAWIVAGIASLLMVLLDLIIEIAAPAMDYWEFEGGQVPLQNYIGWFGTSFIAHLLFQKWNKYHNLKISIHILSAMLMFFIAFIYLKL, from the coding sequence ATGATTGCTTTGACTTCTAAAGAAAATATTTCCATCTTTATCATTTGGTTGTTTATTGCCTGCGCTGTGATTGGGATACAAATGGGTTATGAAGATTGGTTTTTATCGCTATCACCCCTTAACCTTATCCTTTTCCTTGGGTTAATTATTTGGAATACACCTTATCCTATGAACTTGGTAATAGTAATGTTCATTCCTTTTATCATAGGAATCCTGGTCGAATATCTTGGTGTTAATTTTGGGCTTATTTTTGGTGAATATGAATACGGAGAAAACCTGGGTTTTAAAATTGCCGGAGTACCTTTAATGATTGGTGTAAATTGGGTCATACTTACCTATTGTTCAGCTTCGATTGCGAGAAGGGTTACTTCAAGAGCCTGGATCGTTGCAGGAATTGCTTCTTTACTTATGGTTCTTCTGGATCTTATTATTGAGATAGCAGCCCCCGCCATGGATTACTGGGAGTTTGAAGGAGGTCAGGTTCCTTTACAAAATTACATAGGTTGGTTCGGAACCTCGTTTATAGCACATCTATTATTTCAAAAATGGAATAAATACCATAACCTCAAAATTTCTATACATATATTGAGTGCTATGCTAATGTTTTTTATCGCCTTTATCTACTTAAAATTATGA
- a CDS encoding AtpZ/AtpI family protein, whose protein sequence is MDPNKDNKGNPLRKYLALTGIAFEMGAIIFAFSYIGGKLDTYYNTTKEWFTIAFVLLGVICSLFLVLKQLKRINKQND, encoded by the coding sequence ATGGATCCAAACAAGGACAACAAGGGCAATCCGCTTAGAAAATATTTAGCCTTAACGGGTATCGCCTTTGAGATGGGGGCAATTATTTTTGCCTTTTCTTATATAGGAGGGAAGTTAGATACATATTATAATACTACTAAAGAGTGGTTTACCATTGCCTTTGTATTACTAGGTGTAATCTGTTCCTTATTTTTAGTCCTTAAACAACTCAAAAGGATCAATAAACAAAATGATTAG
- a CDS encoding SCO family protein: protein MIRFFAKYKFFAIVLSILSIIIISIIYSILKPKKSLPVYEPNMVSTELVDSTLQEVRKYHKISDFELINQNGETITQENYNDKIYVADFFFTTCQTICPIMTDHMRKIQKEVMEDKEVKLLSHTVTPQIDSVPQLKKYAKKKGVKDHKWNLVTGNKKQIYELARKSYLVVKSDGDGGPYDMIHTENFVLVDKKKRIRGYYDGTNEEEIDRLLEDIEVLKAE from the coding sequence ATGATACGTTTTTTTGCTAAGTACAAATTTTTTGCCATTGTACTTTCCATACTTTCTATTATAATTATCAGTATCATCTATAGCATTTTAAAACCTAAGAAAAGCCTTCCGGTTTATGAACCTAATATGGTAAGTACCGAGTTAGTAGATAGTACGTTACAGGAAGTTCGTAAGTACCATAAAATATCAGATTTTGAATTGATTAATCAAAATGGCGAAACCATAACCCAAGAAAATTATAATGATAAAATTTACGTTGCTGACTTTTTTTTTACTACCTGCCAGACGATTTGTCCTATTATGACAGATCATATGCGTAAAATTCAAAAGGAAGTAATGGAAGATAAGGAGGTAAAATTATTATCTCATACCGTTACCCCGCAAATAGATAGCGTTCCGCAATTAAAAAAATACGCAAAGAAAAAAGGAGTAAAAGATCACAAATGGAACCTGGTGACCGGAAATAAAAAGCAAATCTATGAATTAGCACGCAAATCCTACCTGGTAGTAAAATCTGATGGAGATGGTGGCCCCTACGATATGATTCATACAGAGAACTTTGTACTTGTAGATAAAAAGAAGCGTATCCGTGGATATTATGATGGTACGAATGAAGAAGAAATAGATCGTCTCTTGGAAGATATTGAAGTCTTAAAAGCAGAGTAG
- the feoB gene encoding ferrous iron transport protein B, protein MAKQIKVSLIGNPNTGKTSVFNLLTGLNQQVGNYPGITVEKKEGICKLPRGIKAHILDLPGTYSLNASSLDENVVIELLLNKKDKDFPDVAVVVSDIENIKRNLLLYTQIKDLEIPVILVINMADRMEKKGISLNIPLLEEKLRTKIALVSARKNQGIDKLKKLIVSYNTLPTSPCVDALTFEPEYFDRLKRIFPNQSIYKLWLVITQDVNFRKVEKNSKGITPDFEIKTESELKRLQQKEAIKRYQFINNTLKETMVVDQNKATGVRAKLDRILTHGVWGYLIFFSILLLIFQAIYDWSSYPMDLIDQGFAGLSEVIQVNLPDGPFVSLITDGIIPGLGGIVIFIPQIAILFMFISILEESGYMSRVVFLMDRLMRKFGLSGKSVVPLISGTACAIPAVMATRNIENWKERLITILVVPFTTCSARLPVYLIIIALVIPDTKVAGFLSYQSLTLMLLYIIGFVTALGGAWLLNRMLKMKSKHYFVIEMPGYKVPLFKNVFINVIEKTKAFIFGAGKIILAISIILWGLASFGPTQNFNKAETIVAEQYPNISSENLETKVASYKLEHSFIGYAGKAIEPIVAPLGYDWKIGIGILSSFVAREVFVGTLATIYSVGSEEEATIKDRMAAEINPVLGGPLFNFATGISLLLFYAFAMQCASTLAIVKKETNSWKWPVIQLFFMSGFAYIVALIAYQFLK, encoded by the coding sequence ATGGCAAAACAAATTAAAGTATCTCTTATCGGTAATCCGAACACTGGTAAAACTTCTGTATTTAACCTATTAACCGGATTAAACCAACAGGTGGGTAACTACCCGGGTATTACCGTAGAGAAAAAAGAAGGAATTTGTAAACTGCCCCGTGGTATTAAAGCGCATATTCTCGATCTGCCCGGAACTTATAGTCTCAATGCTTCTTCACTTGATGAAAATGTAGTCATTGAATTACTACTGAACAAAAAAGACAAAGATTTTCCGGATGTAGCAGTGGTAGTAAGTGATATCGAAAATATTAAAAGGAATTTACTGCTGTACACCCAGATTAAAGATTTGGAAATACCGGTCATATTAGTCATCAATATGGCAGACCGTATGGAAAAAAAAGGAATTAGCCTGAATATTCCTTTGTTGGAAGAAAAACTACGTACTAAAATAGCTCTGGTCAGTGCCCGGAAAAATCAGGGAATTGACAAATTAAAAAAATTAATTGTTTCTTATAACACGCTACCTACTTCACCTTGTGTAGATGCCCTAACATTTGAACCCGAATATTTTGATCGTTTAAAACGTATTTTTCCTAACCAGTCAATATATAAATTATGGCTGGTCATTACTCAGGACGTAAATTTTAGAAAGGTTGAAAAAAACTCAAAAGGGATAACTCCGGATTTTGAAATTAAAACGGAAAGCGAATTAAAACGATTACAGCAAAAAGAAGCTATTAAACGCTACCAGTTTATAAATAATACCCTAAAAGAAACCATGGTAGTGGATCAAAACAAAGCTACCGGGGTTCGGGCAAAACTGGATAGAATACTTACCCATGGTGTATGGGGTTACTTGATCTTCTTTAGTATCCTGCTTCTTATTTTTCAGGCCATTTATGACTGGTCGTCCTATCCAATGGATTTGATAGATCAGGGTTTTGCCGGGTTAAGTGAAGTTATTCAGGTAAATTTACCGGACGGGCCTTTTGTAAGTTTAATAACAGATGGAATTATTCCCGGACTAGGTGGTATCGTTATTTTTATACCCCAGATAGCCATTCTGTTTATGTTTATCTCTATTCTTGAAGAAAGCGGTTATATGAGCCGGGTGGTATTTTTAATGGATCGCTTAATGCGAAAGTTTGGCTTAAGCGGAAAGAGTGTCGTACCCTTGATTTCAGGAACGGCTTGTGCTATTCCGGCAGTCATGGCCACCCGAAATATAGAAAACTGGAAAGAGCGTTTGATTACCATCTTGGTCGTACCTTTTACTACCTGTTCGGCACGCTTGCCAGTATACTTGATCATCATTGCGCTGGTCATTCCGGATACTAAAGTTGCCGGGTTCTTAAGTTATCAGAGTTTAACCTTGATGCTACTATACATTATTGGTTTTGTAACCGCTCTCGGAGGTGCCTGGCTTTTAAACCGCATGTTAAAAATGAAATCAAAGCATTATTTTGTTATTGAAATGCCGGGCTATAAAGTACCATTATTTAAAAATGTGTTCATTAATGTTATTGAAAAAACTAAGGCATTTATCTTTGGCGCCGGAAAAATCATATTGGCAATTTCTATTATTTTATGGGGTTTAGCCAGCTTTGGGCCTACCCAAAATTTTAATAAAGCTGAAACTATTGTTGCAGAACAATATCCCAATATTTCTTCTGAAAACCTGGAAACTAAAGTAGCTTCGTACAAACTAGAACATTCGTTTATAGGCTACGCCGGTAAGGCTATTGAACCCATTGTTGCACCTCTAGGATATGACTGGAAAATTGGGATTGGGATTTTAAGCTCCTTTGTTGCCAGAGAAGTATTTGTAGGTACTTTAGCAACTATTTACAGTGTGGGTAGTGAAGAAGAAGCGACCATTAAAGATAGAATGGCGGCAGAGATAAACCCGGTTTTAGGAGGTCCACTTTTTAATTTTGCTACTGGGATTTCGTTATTATTATTTTATGCTTTTGCCATGCAATGCGCCAGTACTTTAGCTATTGTTAAAAAAGAAACAAATAGTTGGAAATGGCCGGTGATTCAACTATTTTTTATGAGTGGTTTCGCTTATATCGTTGCTCTTATTGCCTATCAATTTTTAAAATAG
- a CDS encoding tetratricopeptide repeat protein translates to MKNFSSNILIIISIALIGLSCSRKKDKWVNRNWHSLTTKNNTLYNGRVAFDAGKEDIVNTYRDNFWEVLPVERLIVSEDVRLPNEVLNENFDLAETKAAKSIQKHSMLIDDRERNTKIDESFMLLGKARYNEQRFIPALEAFNYILYKYPSSNNINLAKVWRAKTNIRLDNNEKAIKDLTRMISQEIMAPQDYANAASMIAQAYYNLKLKDSAVTYIDKAAAQTEDYDEKGRYYIIKGQLLNELGFKDSANLAFDKVIELNRRTPRRYLLNAYMAKARNFDYEEGNKEEFLELLTKLEENRENRPFLDMIYYQKGEYFRFTDSLEAAVTYYNQSLRQNSEDRILESKNYNILGNISFDDREYAAAGAYYDSTLERMVVNSKKYRVLKKKRENLDDVILYEGIAQTNDSILRIARLSPEEKTAFYKKYTDSIKAIAIAEAKAAEIQRIKDGLPVQQRFQQPGTGLANQNAGNNSNENGGVFYFYNPTIVGFGKTAFKRKFGNRELQDNWKIVSISDPSIAASKENEEEEEKYDIEKDPVFDPQTYVAQVPSDPKILDSLQTDRNFAYYQLGVIYKEKFQEYGLATEKFEGLLVSDPEERLILPSKYNLYKIYQLQQESDKMNAVKADIVNNYPESSYAQILLNPEKEVEGDKNSPEAIYNRIYHDFENEKYASVIKEADAYATKFGGEDFVPKFELLKAQAIGRYEGFEAYKKALNYVALNFPQSPEGKKAQQIYNNAFPQLEQSDFAEGTEVLNNHKLVYVFPTINKKQAEELKENIDLVIKELRYNKMKVSLDFYTKDSLFVVVHTRRDQLGAEGLGELLTLGKTEDSRNADLTRWNRKKIYYPAVERPYFVAATPNYRIIQIHKNVEKFIALQEAAKDQEEKAEEPPQTQTTSEK, encoded by the coding sequence TTGAAAAATTTTAGTTCGAACATACTGATCATTATAAGCATTGCTCTAATCGGTTTAAGCTGTTCCCGTAAAAAGGATAAATGGGTAAATCGTAACTGGCATAGTTTAACTACAAAGAATAATACCCTCTACAACGGTCGGGTAGCTTTTGACGCGGGTAAAGAAGATATTGTAAATACGTACAGGGATAATTTCTGGGAAGTACTTCCCGTAGAACGTTTAATTGTAAGTGAAGACGTTCGTTTACCTAACGAAGTTCTTAATGAAAATTTCGATTTAGCAGAAACCAAAGCTGCAAAGTCTATCCAGAAACATAGTATGTTGATAGATGACCGCGAACGTAATACTAAAATAGACGAATCCTTTATGTTACTGGGAAAAGCCCGGTATAATGAGCAACGCTTTATACCTGCCCTTGAAGCATTTAACTACATTCTATATAAATATCCTAGTAGTAATAATATCAATCTGGCAAAAGTTTGGCGGGCAAAAACGAATATCCGCTTAGATAATAATGAGAAAGCTATCAAAGACTTAACCCGGATGATTTCTCAGGAGATTATGGCTCCACAAGATTATGCGAATGCCGCTTCCATGATTGCGCAGGCATATTACAACTTGAAGTTAAAGGACTCTGCGGTAACTTATATTGATAAAGCTGCAGCTCAAACGGAGGACTATGATGAAAAAGGTAGATATTATATTATCAAAGGACAATTACTAAACGAACTAGGGTTTAAAGACAGTGCAAATTTAGCTTTTGATAAAGTAATTGAACTAAACCGAAGGACTCCCAGAAGGTATTTGTTAAATGCCTATATGGCTAAAGCCCGTAATTTTGATTACGAAGAAGGAAATAAAGAAGAGTTCTTAGAATTATTGACGAAGCTGGAAGAAAACCGTGAAAACCGACCTTTTTTAGACATGATCTACTATCAAAAAGGAGAATACTTTCGGTTTACAGACTCTCTCGAAGCTGCGGTAACTTATTACAATCAATCCTTACGTCAAAATTCAGAAGACCGGATTTTAGAGTCAAAAAATTATAATATCCTGGGGAATATCAGTTTTGACGATCGGGAATACGCAGCAGCCGGAGCCTATTATGATAGTACCCTGGAACGAATGGTCGTAAATTCTAAAAAATATCGGGTCTTAAAAAAGAAACGTGAGAATCTGGATGACGTTATTCTCTACGAAGGTATTGCACAAACTAATGATAGTATTTTAAGAATTGCGCGGCTAAGCCCGGAAGAAAAAACAGCTTTCTATAAAAAATATACGGATAGCATTAAAGCTATTGCTATTGCCGAGGCAAAAGCTGCGGAAATTCAAAGAATAAAGGATGGGTTGCCGGTTCAACAACGTTTTCAGCAACCGGGAACCGGATTAGCTAATCAAAATGCCGGAAATAATTCAAATGAAAACGGAGGTGTATTTTACTTTTATAATCCTACGATTGTTGGCTTCGGAAAAACTGCCTTTAAGCGGAAGTTCGGAAACCGGGAACTTCAGGATAATTGGAAAATAGTCAGTATTTCAGATCCAAGTATTGCCGCATCTAAAGAGAATGAGGAAGAAGAAGAGAAATACGATATAGAAAAAGACCCTGTTTTTGATCCGCAAACCTACGTCGCCCAGGTTCCTTCAGATCCTAAAATATTAGATAGTTTACAAACAGATCGTAATTTTGCCTATTACCAGTTAGGGGTCATTTATAAAGAAAAATTTCAGGAATACGGATTAGCTACAGAAAAGTTTGAAGGTCTATTAGTGAGCGATCCCGAAGAACGACTGATCTTACCTTCTAAATATAATCTGTATAAAATTTATCAGCTTCAACAAGAATCAGATAAAATGAATGCGGTCAAAGCGGATATTGTTAACAATTATCCGGAAAGTAGTTATGCACAAATCCTATTAAACCCGGAAAAGGAAGTAGAGGGAGATAAAAATAGTCCCGAAGCTATTTATAATAGGATTTATCATGATTTTGAAAACGAAAAATATGCATCGGTGATTAAAGAAGCAGACGCGTATGCAACTAAATTTGGGGGAGAAGATTTTGTACCGAAATTTGAACTATTGAAAGCGCAAGCAATTGGACGCTACGAAGGTTTTGAAGCATATAAGAAAGCCTTAAACTATGTAGCCCTTAACTTCCCACAAAGTCCCGAAGGTAAAAAAGCCCAACAAATTTACAATAATGCCTTTCCGCAATTAGAACAAAGTGATTTCGCCGAAGGTACAGAGGTACTAAATAACCATAAACTAGTCTATGTATTTCCAACAATTAACAAAAAGCAAGCAGAAGAACTTAAGGAAAACATAGATCTGGTTATTAAAGAATTACGCTATAATAAAATGAAAGTATCACTTGATTTTTATACCAAAGATTCTTTATTTGTAGTAGTGCATACCCGAAGGGATCAACTGGGTGCAGAAGGATTAGGAGAGCTATTAACCCTGGGTAAAACCGAAGACTCCCGTAATGCGGATTTGACCCGCTGGAACCGGAAAAAAATCTATTATCCGGCAGTAGAACGTCCTTATTTTGTAGCAGCAACCCCTAATTATCGTATCATCCAGATTCATAAAAATGTGGAGAAATTTATAGCTTTGCAAGAAGCAGCAAAAGATCAGGAAGAAAAAGCAGAAGAACCTCCTCAAACGCAAACAACATCCGAAAAATAA